In Sebastes umbrosus isolate fSebUmb1 chromosome 7, fSebUmb1.pri, whole genome shotgun sequence, the sequence AAACGTCGATCATAATACATTATCTTTGGTTAAATCTGGAGTCATGTGTCAGGTCGGAGGGAGTAAAAATGTATTCTAGGCTACAAACAAACGGGTACAAATGTGCATAAGCCCACAGAGGCTTTAATGTCTACATACTTTGGTAAGAAATGGCTCATATAAACAAACGCAGGCTACCATATTTTACATATACAGTAGGACACATTTCCCTTTACCCCTAAATACTAATTTAAATTTCAGTAAAATTCAGACTAAAATTGATTTGTCCAAGCCATTTAATTGATCTACCCAAAATGCCATTGAGAACAAATGGCCATAACATTTTATAACGGGGTGACCTACTGTATTTTAATATGACCATCAAAATTGATTTTAATACCTGTAGCATAAGATTGTAAAACCTCAGTCTGCACAACAATGTGACCTTCCAAGTGAAAATGAATATCATTTCCTATCTGCGTTTTTCCACAAGGACTCATTTTCTTACTGATTGATACATGCTTTAAATAgattaaatgtacaaaaaaagacaaacaacaatataaaaataacaacaactcAAAGGCCATTATTGTAACTAGATGCGACACTGAAGTGTATTTTTGTGTACCATAATCTGCCAAAGGTTTGACCGCTACCTGTGTTATGACAGGGGGAAGCTCATACGATGAGGAGCATTTTTAGGTTTCAATTGAAAGAACTGTTCCATCAATTTATGCCAGATTTCATCAGGAAATCTACATCCTATTCTGTGAAGTTGTGATCATTGAAAGGTCAAATTAAGAAAGAGCATAAAGGACATTTCAGGACAGAATATGAGTGCAACCACTATCATAACAACACAGCAGCGCAGCGTAAACATTGTGTGAATGAAAGGTGCAAAATATACAAATAGAGGAGACGGAGCTGTGACTATGCAACTAAAACTGTCACATTATATTTCACTGGAGATCAAATAGACACAGAAATGTGGGTATTCAATAAAAGTCCATAAAGTGAATCCCAAAATTTGGTCGGGTGTACAGCACTTGTAAAACTGTGTAAAAAGTctaaatatttttgtttcaaAAACATCAAACCTGTAAGTTTTAAAATAAGGCACTTatcagtataaaaaaaagagatttggATGCATTTGACAACAAATATCACAAAGTGGGTTCACGGCAAACGTTTTAGTGTCATGCTTCGTTTAAAAAGTCAGTatttaaaaagctttttttcatCTCCCAAGTGTTCTGGCTTTTCAACTCAGCCGTTGTGCCACATAGTGTCCTATGAAGAACTAAACATGCATTGCATAGAGTATAGACCCTTTTAATTCCTGTGTTATATTTGTACTAATGGAGGGCAGCATTCTCACTTGAAAACTGCAGAAAGTCATTTCGATGATGATTAGCATGTTTCAGCCCAGACTTCAGTAACTTGTAGTAATAAAATACTGCTGTATAGCCCTTGAAGCTATGATGTAATGATGGTTTCACATAAAACTCCACAAAGTTCTGTTTGTGAAGAATTTAATCTTCACTATTTTCCTGGAGTGTTGGTAGAATAAATCCTGAATCTCTGAGCTCTGGACAGGCAGGCAATACTCAACTATTTCTAGATGTAGGCCTTTGCCAGGTAGTCCTGTGTATAGTTACTGTGGTCGATCCACAAAGAGCTACTTCTActgccagcaaaaaaaaaacagctggggTACAGCTGTGGTCTGTATGTAGTCCACAAAACTCCGAAGAAGAGCTGAGAGGATAGGCAAAGCCATAACGCGTTGCATAATatagtcttttcttttcttcgcACCAAGCAGACTAATCTGTTAGTTCTTCTGTCTGCATCTGATAAAACAGATAAGACACGTACGGATTTTAGTCAGAGATGCGTGAGAACATCCCATATAACCCTGCCCATCCATGTGAAATAGAGCTGCAGAGGATTTATCTCAAAAGTGCCAGCTAAGACCATGATGATATCAGGCCCTACTGAGAGAGCATCGTTGTTGTACATGTCCAAACCTGAagttattgtaaaaaaaaaaaaatatttggctctTAGAGGATTGACAATGTTGAATAATGCGGAGTCTGCAACGTACTGTGTGTTTCatcgtttttgtttttagagacaCTAGGTTGCCGACCAGCAAGGTAAACGGACTACAAGCCCAGGTCATCATCCACAGGGACCGACTGGAGCTGAGTAAGAATCTTGGAGTCCCCGTCCATCTCCTCTGGATTCCCCAGTACCGAGCTGGCGTCCACATCCTGCTCCGGCGAGGGGCTTCCCAGAAGCAGCGACTCTCCACCAGGTAGGCCTAACAAAGCCGGGTCTACAGGTAGGTCCCCCTTGCCGCGGACATCAAACAGAGTTAGACTAGCTGAAGTGGAGAGGGGCACAGGGCTCCAGGCTGGTTGGGACAAATGGCTGCTGGGTGTCACCCCACTGTACATGGGACTGAGGGTAAGCATGCTTTCTGGAGTGAGAGTGTTTGGCGTTGTAGCGGTGACCGAATGGTCCAGAACATGAGAGGAGGGGACGGCAGGTGTCCCTGTCTCCGGAGCACAGTATGGTGGAGACGAGTTGATGAAGTTTAGTGGAGATGTGGAGACGAGGCCACTGGGTGTCAGGCCTGAGGTGGTTGAGATTACAGGAAGGCTGGAGTGGGTGAGAAGGGAACTCAGTCCATTAGCAGAGATGGGTGAAGGCTCGGGGGCTGGTTTCAGCGGCAAACTGGTGAGTTGAATGCCTGCTGGGATGGTCAGAATCAGCTTGCCTTGCTGGACACTCAGGTAGGGGCTTCCACCGAGGAGAAGGTTACCTACGGAGGtgataaatgattaattgacaGCAATCAGGATCGAATCAGAACATTCAAACAAGAGGTGCACCAGTATGAGATGTAGCACTAAATAatattctgtctgtctttgtattctgtttatttttattttgaaaatcaatgTCGTGTGTATTACGTTACTGTTTTTTCCTTAACTTTCTACAGTTACAGATGCTctattgttttgtgtctttttgagtGTCACAATGTTATGCATAAAATAGCATACTGTACTAATAAACGTGATTAACAAACTAAATTCATGGAATTATTTTAAGGCTAAAATAATCAGCTGATTAATCcaatgacagaaaattaattggcaactattttgataataatcAATTCATCATTATGCTATTATTTAAGCAAAAATACCCATATTCTGTGGTTCCAGCTGATTGGTTGTGAAAATGTTCTGCTTTTATTTGTCTAATCTGAAAATAAACTGATTAAATATATGTAAGTATTGGACTGATGTTAAGACAAAACACCTTGGACATAAACATTTTTGAAGGGCATTTgtgttctgacattttatagaccaattaaataattagaaaataatcaccagattaattgataatgaaaaacaATTGTTAGTCCCAGTCCTAGAATATTTCATCTCATTATGTACTATTTCTATAACTACTGATAATTTTGCAATTACTTGTATCAAGTGACTCTGCATCAGGTTACCCATGTAATGAAATACTTGTTACTTTGAttagttctgaaaaaaagtttcatGCGCCATCAATATAAAACATTAACTAAAACAATTAAAGAGTAactatttattgttattatttgtttatttccattatcgattaatcaggTGATTATTGTCTCTATTAGTCCCTTAGTCACTTGTTTTATTTAACTAATGgtgcaaattagggctgcaactaatgattattttcatgttgattaatctgttgattatttttcaattaatagattagttgtttgctctataaaatgtcagaaaatggtgaaaaatgtcaatcagtgtttcccaaagcccaagatgacatcctcaaatgttttgttttgtccacaactcaaagatattcagtttaatatcatATATGGCAAAGAAAAGACATCAAATCCTGATATTTGAGAGGCTGTAACTAGATCATTTTTGTcaattttgcttgaaaaatgattaaaaacgcTTTCCTGTCAtttgactaatcgtttcagctgtgCTTGCTACAATTATCCGCAAATATCTAATGAATTCAGTGTACCTGGAGGAGCAGAGGGCAGCTGAATGATCCCAGAGTTGAGGAGCTGCACACCGGGGGCCATGCTGGTTGGGGGACCGACACTCTGAATGGGCCTCAGCTGGTTTATCCTGAGAGGACCCTGTGCCACCCCTGCAGGACCTGAAGTCAGGATCTGTAAGGGCACTCCAGCAGACGGGATGGAAAGAGACGGACTGGCAGGTACCACTTGAGggaaagagatggaggaagtAGTTTGGATGGGGGAGACGGGGACCAGCTGAGGCATAGAGAGAGGGACTAACTGTGTTGATGTGGTGCCTTTGACCTGGGGGACCGGGACTACTTGTGTCGGGGAAGAGATGGAAATAACCTGCGGCACCTGGATTTTGCTGTGTATGGAGTTTGTGCTTTGGTCCCCCAGCTGGTGTACCGTTCGCTGTGGGAGGTGATTGTTGGTCAGCTGTGAGATAGAAACGATGGTCGTAGCACCTTCAGGCAAAGTTGTTGAAGCATCCTGCTGCTGTTGCACCAGTCTGTTGCTTGTGTTCACTGTCTGGTTTTGGAACTGAGGAGCTGATGAGGTGAGGGGGGATACTGGGACCAACTGAGGGCACTGGGACACCTGGGCTCCTGAAGAGTGCTGGACTAGCTGGGATACTGGTATACCCTGGATGGAAGGCACAACCTGCGGCAGAGAGAAGACCTGAGGGGTGGAGTTGGTGGAGGAAACCACAGAGCTGGAAGGGTTTAAGTGGGAGCCAGAAGTGGCAAAGACAACATACTCCCCTTGCTGACCGGAGAGAGGCATGGCAGTACTGGAGATTACCATGCCTGCAGACGACATAGAGGCCGGGAGGGTGAGAGACTCCAGGCGTTGGGGGTTTTGTGTTAAGACGAGTGAGGAGAGCCTGGTTGGGGAGGACAGAGTTGGCGAGGAAGGGGataaagatgaagaagaggaagatacTGTCTGGCTGCTGCCCTCTGATTCACAGACACTGATGAAATCCATTGCATTGCCGCTTTCTGTTTTGCtttgcagagggagagagatgatggatggatggcttgAGACTTGTGTGGCGTTAGTGCTAAGAACAACAGCTGGAAGACTGCTCGGCCTTGCCTCCATGGCCAAAACATCCTGCTGTGACATAGAAACTGCTTGCTGCTGCACACTGATACTAGGTTTGGTTATGACTTGAGCTCCGTTCAGTATCAAAGGAGAGTTGGTTGTAACAGGACTCAGCGTGACTGTCTGGCAATCGCCCAAGCTGAGCCCATTAATGATGACACCAGCACCAGTACCGGAGATCAGGGAATTCCCATTAAATAGTAACGACTGGGAGGCTGTGAGGAAGCCACCGGAGCCGTTGAGGATGAGCTGGCCTCCCGTGCCACAGGGgacggcagagagagagatgatggaaGCTGTGGAACCGACAGCCTCCTCTGGTTTGTCGGGGCTGTCGTCCATGGGGCTCGCCTCGTCGTCGGTGCTGTGGTTCCCATCAGACTCACTGGAACGGAGGacaaataaatggataaattaAAAGGGAAATGCACATGACTTTAGAGGGTTGGGCGCTGCCGAGCTTTATCAGTGCTCaacgttgtaaacacaagctatTTATTCCCTTTGTAATTTTCTAAAtcctttatttatcttttgacATTATGTGATTTATGTTTTGCAAAGCCCTGATTTCTGTTCAGGGACTACATTTTATTCACAAGTCTTAATGGATATGCAAGAAAAACTAGAGTATCTGTTCACTGGATTATAGCTCCCAAACTTTCAGCCATACAAAGTCTTCATCAGGCTTCATTTTGCATGATGGCATCTGGTTTTCCAACAACATTTTTGACTTTGGTTTTGATCTGAGAATTTTTTGAATTCACAGTAATGGTAGTTGAGTTTTGAGGGTTGAATatcatgacattttgttttgttttgcagtaaTATAGAAATACTCACCGGTAAttaaatccatcaataaatacattttataaggctgtttaaaaaaatggtaacATTTTCATGATAACATCAATTATTAGAATCTGCAATTcgatataaaaataaactcatGAAATTTTCTAAATATATTCTATTTGAAATGCATCTGGGGAAATAACAGGACactaaaaatatatgtttttgcatgtttagaTTCAAATTAATGATAAAAAAGTGTTCTTCTAGTTTTCCCACCTGTGTGTTATAGAACAGATTTTCAGTGGTTAATTTGTGATACGCTGGCAAAGATAACCAaccattcagttattattattaatccttctcaacctttttctcGTCATCTTTATCTACAAAGCCGACCATATCCTGCAGTGGATCAGTATAAAACTCTCTGTGCAGACGGGAAGACAAAGCTGGATCAGATTCCTGTAAACTCTTTTTAGGGAGTGTACTTGGTTAATGTGTGTCAATGTGTCAATCTATAGCAGCCTGGTTAACCATACAGATTGTCGACCAGACCACCACAAAACCCTCTGATAAGATAAGTCTGCTTTATTCTCTCTTATCTCCTGTTTGGTGAATTAGTGTCTGTAAAAACCCTGAGATTTCAGCCTGCAGTGTGAAAGCAATTTAAGAGGATTTTGTTTACTTCTTCTTTTTGCCACCCCCACCTTCCCTATAGTTAAAGCTTTTACTCTAACCTCGGTCACCCTGCAGGCCCCAGGCAGCGGTGCAAGGGTTTAAGGAAACTTGAACCATGGTGGGAGCCTGGATCTCACATTTCATAACAAAGCAACATGCTCCTGGTCTCAGACCTGTGTGGCTTTACTGCTGTCAAAAGTCAGCTGCCCTGTCCATCTTCTTACTCAATGTAGTGTTTTTCAGTTTGTCACTTTGAAGTTTAATGTGTGCCTGCTCTTTCTGTGCTGCCCTGTGTAGGCCTGTATAGGTCTTTGTTTACCATTAAGGTTTGGTCTGGGAGTTTCACTGACTGGTCTGAGTCCGCCCTTAAATACACAAAGGAAAGTTCTCTACAGGTGTCCCCCTGGATATGACTTTCGAATGTCACCTACTCAACCCCTTAAAGTCTATAGATGcatgagataaataaagactagatgcatgagataaataaagacTAGATGCATGAGATAAGATATATAAAGACTAGATGcatgagataaataaagacTAGATGCATGAGATAAGATATATAAAGACTATAGATGcatgagataaataaagactagatgcatgagataaataaagacTAGATGCATGAGATAAGATATATAAAGACTATAGATGcatgagataaataaagactagatgcatgagataaataaagacTAGATGCATGagataagataaataaagactatagatgcatgagataaataaagactagatgcatgagataaataaagacTAGATGCATGAGATAAGATATATAAAGACTATAGATGCATGAGATAAATATACACTAGATGCATGAGATAAATATACACTAGATGcatgagataaataaagacTAGATACATGAGATGCATGAGATAAATAAACACTATATGCATTAGATGcatgagataaataaagactagatgcatgagataaataaagacTATAGATGCAGATGcatgagataaataaagacTAGATGTATTAGATGCATGAGATAAATATATACTAGATGCATGAGATAAATATACACTAGATAcatgagataaataaagacTAGATGCATGAGATAAGATATATAAAGACTATAGATGcatgagataaataaagactagatgcatgagataaataaagactagatgcatgagataaataaagactagatgcatgagataaataaagacTATAGATGCAGATGcatgagataaataaagacTAGATGTATTAGATGCATGAGATAAATATATACTAGATGCATGAG encodes:
- the six5 gene encoding homeobox protein SIX5 — protein: MSVVKEACLLVGSLQAHCRCGVEDWWWRMGERELLCRGREEEERRRNYWRKKKVKVKMASLSLESTEQSENSPEEPTAPESKEEDDPVQISEQLLQSFQKSALSFSTDQVSCLCEALLQAGNVDRLWRFLSTIPPSSELLRGNETLLKAQALVAFHRDEYKQLYAILESYDFHPSNHGFLQDLYLKARYKEAERSRGRSLGAVDKYRLRKKFPLPKTIWDGEETVYCFKEKSRNALKECYKSNRYPTPDEKKNLAKVTGLSLTQVSNWFKNRRQRDRTPSGTHSKSESDGNHSTDDEASPMDDSPDKPEEAVGSTASIISLSAVPCGTGGQLILNGSGGFLTASQSLLFNGNSLISGTGAGVIINGLSLGDCQTVTLSPVTTNSPLILNGAQVITKPSISVQQQAVSMSQQDVLAMEARPSSLPAVVLSTNATQVSSHPSIISLPLQSKTESGNAMDFISVCESEGSSQTVSSSSSSLSPSSPTLSSPTRLSSLVLTQNPQRLESLTLPASMSSAGMVISSTAMPLSGQQGEYVVFATSGSHLNPSSSVVSSTNSTPQVFSLPQVVPSIQGIPVSQLVQHSSGAQVSQCPQLVPVSPLTSSAPQFQNQTVNTSNRLVQQQQDASTTLPEGATTIVSISQLTNNHLPQRTVHQLGDQSTNSIHSKIQVPQVISISSPTQVVPVPQVKGTTSTQLVPLSMPQLVPVSPIQTTSSISFPQVVPASPSLSIPSAGVPLQILTSGPAGVAQGPLRINQLRPIQSVGPPTSMAPGVQLLNSGIIQLPSAPPGNLLLGGSPYLSVQQGKLILTIPAGIQLTSLPLKPAPEPSPISANGLSSLLTHSSLPVISTTSGLTPSGLVSTSPLNFINSSPPYCAPETGTPAVPSSHVLDHSVTATTPNTLTPESMLTLSPMYSGVTPSSHLSQPAWSPVPLSTSASLTLFDVRGKGDLPVDPALLGLPGGESLLLGSPSPEQDVDASSVLGNPEEMDGDSKILTQLQSVPVDDDLGL